Sequence from the Actinomyces slackii genome:
CCTTCGCCCATGACGGGCTGACGATCGGGGCGGTGGTCGCCCTGGCGGCGGGTCTGCTGGCCGGGCGCGCCTTCCTGCGCCGGCAGCGCCGCCTGGCCACGCCGCTGATCGACGTCGAGCTGTTCAAGCGCCCCACCTTCACCTGGGCGGTGCTGGCCACGGTCATGGCGATCTTCGCCCTGGCCGGGCTGCTCTACTTCTTCTCCCAGTACCTCCAGCTGGTGCGCGGATTCTCCACCCTCCAGGCGGGACTGGCCGAGCTGCCCGTCTCGCTGTCCTCCATCGCCGTGGTGGTGGTCGTGGCCAGCGTGGTGCGCCGCCTGGGCCACGGCCGGGCGCTTGGCGGCGGGCTGATGCTGGGGGCCGCGGGGCTGATCGTGGTGGCCGTGGCCGAGTCCTACGGCGGCTTCGCACTGATCTGCGTGGGGCTGTTCCTCGTGGGCACGGGCATCGGGCTGGCCTTCACCGTCTCAACCGGCGCCGTGCTGGGGTCGGTGCCCGCCGATCGCGCGGGCGCGGCCTCGGCGATCTCCGAGACCGGCCTGGAGCTGGGCGTCGCCCTGGGCATCGCGATCCTGGGAACGGTTCAGGATGTGGGCTACCGACTGCGCCTGCCCGAGGCCTCAGACCAGGTGCCCGAGGCGGTTGTCGACGCTGCCCACCAGTCGCTGGCCACTCTCGCCGGCGCGGCTGACCGCTCCAGTCCGGCCCAGCTCGAGCTCCTCTCCCAGGCGCAGGCCGCCTTCACCCAGGCCATGCAGACCACCGCCGTCATCGCGGCCATCATCCTGCTGGCAGCCGGGATCATGGCCGCCCGCCGCGTGCCCGCCGAGGGCGCCTCCCATGACCCGCACGGCGATGAGGGCCGTTCCCAAGAGGCCGGCGCCGAGGCGCGCTCGGATGTGGTGGCATGAGGGCCTCCAATCGCGACCGCATCGTTGAGGGCGCGCTGGAGCTGGCTCTCAGCAGCGGCTTCGAGGCGCTGACCTTCGAGGCGCTGGCCGAGCACGTGGGGCTGACCCGTGGAGGGCTGGTCTACCACTTCGCCACCAAGCAGGCGCTGCTGGAGGGGATCGCCGCAACCCTGCTGTCGCGCTGGCGAGCCCAGGCGCAGGCAGAGCTGGGCAAGCCGGTGGAGGACTCCAACCGCTCTGAGCGGATACGGGCCCTGGCCGCCAGCACCGTTGGCAGTCAGGTGCTGCCGGGAGAGCTGTCCTTCCTCCTGTCCGGCGGCCCGGAGGCGGCCGCGCTGGCCGAGGCCTGGAGCCAGCTGTGCAGGGACTGGATCGGCGATCCTGGGGAGCTCGACCCCATCCAGCGCGTGGCGATCCTGGCCATCGACGGCTGGTGGGCCAACCAGGCGCTGCAGACCGGCTACCACGACCCTGACGACGAGGAGACCCGCCGTCTGATCATCGCCCTGGCCGCCGGTGACCGGGCCCTGTAGGGAGTCGACCTGCTCACCGTGGAGGATGGACTCATCACGCAGGTGCGGCTCTTCACCCAGGACGGCCCTCTGGAGGACCGCTTCTGGGACGCCGGCTGATCCTGCCGCGCCAGCACTGCACGGCTCGCGACCCCGGTGCGGCTCATGCGGGCTGAGGTTCCGTGATCCGCCCAGGCGGAGAACCGGCTTGATGAGGCGGACCAGCAATGCGGGACGGCGATTCGGTCCGGCCATGGCACGATGGTCCCATGAAGCAGTTCACCGGCGGCACCCGCGGTCTCCTGCCCGAGGCCAGCCCCTTCGCCGCCCCGTGGACGCTCGATCTGGGCCTGCCCGACTTCCTGGCCGTGGCGCACGAGGACATCGAGCCCGCCATCCGCGCGGGCATGGCCGCGCAACGGCAGGAGTGGGAGGCGGTTGCCACCGACCCGGCCGAGCCGACCATCGCCAACACCGTCGAGGCCCTGGAGCGCTCCGGTGACCTGCTGGACCGCGCCCTGACCGTGCTGCACACCCTGACCTCGGCCACGCACTGCCCCGATCTGGACGCCCTGGAGGAGGAGCTGGCCCCCGAGCTGGCCGCTCACCAGGACGCCTACGACCTGGATGAGCGCCTCTACCGGCGCTTCGTCGCCCTGGACACCCTGGTGGCCGGTGCGGGCGCGGGCCGGGCCCGGGACGCCCAGGGGCGGGTCATCGACGCCGAGACCGCCCGGCTCATCCGTCTGGCGGTCGAGGACTTCGAGTGCGACGGCGTGGCCCTCCACGGAGCGCAGGCTCAGCGGCTTCGGGAGATCAATGCCCGGATCACCGCCCTGGAGGCCCGCTTCTCCACCCTGGCCACCCAGGCCATGAACGCCGCGGGAGTCGCCAACGTCACGGCCACACCCGCCCTGGCCACCACCCGCCCCCATCGCGCTCGGCTCGATCTGCTCGAGCGCGCCATGTCGCGAGGGCTGGAGGGAGAGCACGACACCCGGGGCATCGTCGTCGAGCTGGCGCGGCTGCGGGCCGAGCGGGCCGACCTTCTGGGCTACCCCCACCACGCCGCCATCGTCGCCGCGGCCAGCGCCGCGGGCACCACCCAGGCCGTATCCCAGCTGCTGACCAGCCTGAGCGCCCCGGCCATGGCCAATGCCCGCGCCGAGGCCGAGGCCCTGTCCGCCCGCATGGCCGCCGACCCGCAGACCGAGCCGGGGGAGAGCTTCGGCCCGGCCGACTGGCCCCTCTACGAGGCGGCTGAGCGCAAGGAGCGCTTCGGCGTCGACGACGCGGTCCTGGCCCCCTACCTGGAGCTGTGGAGCGTCATCGAGCGGGGCGTCTTCCATGCCGCCACCAGCCTCTACGGCCTGACCTTCCATGAGCGCCCCGACCTGGCCGAGCGCATGTACGACCCCACCGTGCGGGTCTGGGAGGTGCACGACGCCGCGCCGCAAAGCGGGCCCGCACCCGTGCTGGGGATCTTC
This genomic interval carries:
- a CDS encoding MFS transporter, with the translated sequence MIADSTISAGREATAPGPRQWAALAVLTLAVTLLAIDSTVLALAIPSLSADLAPSASQLLWIGDIYSFTLAGLLVTMGNVADRIGRRRLLLIGTVGFGLSSVLAAFAPSAGALIVARALLGISGATIMPSTLSLIRNIFPDARHRTTAIAIWTAGTSGGTALGPLVGGLLLEHFWWGSVFLINVPVMVLVVATGPWLLPESRNSDGAPVDMLSAVLSVVAIVPIVYAVKSFAHDGLTIGAVVALAAGLLAGRAFLRRQRRLATPLIDVELFKRPTFTWAVLATVMAIFALAGLLYFFSQYLQLVRGFSTLQAGLAELPVSLSSIAVVVVVASVVRRLGHGRALGGGLMLGAAGLIVVAVAESYGGFALICVGLFLVGTGIGLAFTVSTGAVLGSVPADRAGAASAISETGLELGVALGIAILGTVQDVGYRLRLPEASDQVPEAVVDAAHQSLATLAGAADRSSPAQLELLSQAQAAFTQAMQTTAVIAAIILLAAGIMAARRVPAEGASHDPHGDEGRSQEAGAEARSDVVA
- a CDS encoding TetR/AcrR family transcriptional regulator yields the protein MRASNRDRIVEGALELALSSGFEALTFEALAEHVGLTRGGLVYHFATKQALLEGIAATLLSRWRAQAQAELGKPVEDSNRSERIRALAASTVGSQVLPGELSFLLSGGPEAAALAEAWSQLCRDWIGDPGELDPIQRVAILAIDGWWANQALQTGYHDPDDEETRRLIIALAAGDRAL
- a CDS encoding M3 family metallopeptidase, producing the protein MKQFTGGTRGLLPEASPFAAPWTLDLGLPDFLAVAHEDIEPAIRAGMAAQRQEWEAVATDPAEPTIANTVEALERSGDLLDRALTVLHTLTSATHCPDLDALEEELAPELAAHQDAYDLDERLYRRFVALDTLVAGAGAGRARDAQGRVIDAETARLIRLAVEDFECDGVALHGAQAQRLREINARITALEARFSTLATQAMNAAGVANVTATPALATTRPHRARLDLLERAMSRGLEGEHDTRGIVVELARLRAERADLLGYPHHAAIVAAASAAGTTQAVSQLLTSLSAPAMANARAEAEALSARMAADPQTEPGESFGPADWPLYEAAERKERFGVDDAVLAPYLELWSVIERGVFHAATSLYGLTFHERPDLAERMYDPTVRVWEVHDAAPQSGPAPVLGIFVGDYYARPGKSGGAWMDSLVDQSHLLGRRPVVINCANIERPRSGPALLTWDEVITCFHEFGHALHALLSDTRYPSTSGTAVPCDVVEFPSQLNESWALHPRVLATYARHVKTGEALPAALAEQLRGQGAFGQGYATTEYLGAALLDQAWHTLSPDEVPEPGDVEDFERRALQDAGIDAALVPPRYRSTYFAHAFSGGYAAAYYAYIWSEVMDADATRWLRTDGAGARGGDLGLNRAAGQALRRELLSRGDSRPAHTSYRALTGRDPSIQPLLERRGLT